In one Trichosurus vulpecula isolate mTriVul1 chromosome 8, mTriVul1.pri, whole genome shotgun sequence genomic region, the following are encoded:
- the LOC118829914 gene encoding proteasome subunit beta type-5-like — protein sequence MTKIRSVLESPLPANGVRFFGLGGRSDLLDLGPGRPGDELCLVAPGWGAPDEPGIELLHGTTTPAFEFWHDSEEGLYYVDSEGSRVSGVTFSVGSGSVYAYSIMDQGYPFDLSVEEAYALAWRATYRDANSGGVVNLYHVREDGWICVSSDNVAELNDQYQGAAL from the exons ATGACTAAGATTCGAAG TGTGTTGGAGAGCCCGCTGCCTGCGAACGGGGTCAGGTTTTTTGGGCTCGGGGGTCGCTCGGACCTGCTGGACCTGGGTCCGGGAAGGCCCGGAGATGAGCTGTGCCTGGTGGCTCCCGGCTGGGGTGCCCCAGACGAGCCGGGGATCGAGCTTCTTCATGGAACCACCACTCCGGCCTTCGAGTTTTGGCATG ACAGTGAAGAAGGCCTGTACTACGTGGACAGTGAGGGAAGCCGTGTCTCTGGAGTCACCTTTTCTGTGGGTTCCGGTTCAGTCTATGCTTATAGCATTATGGACCAGGGCTACCCATTTGATCTTTCTGTGGAAGAGGCCTATGCCCTGGCCTGGAGAGCCACATATCGGGATGCCAACTCCGGAGGTGTGGTCAACCTCTACCACGTCCGAGAAGATGGCTGGATCTGTGTCTCCAGTGACAACGTAGCTGAGCTGAATGACCAGTATCAGGGAGCCGCCCTCTGA